From the genome of Vitis riparia cultivar Riparia Gloire de Montpellier isolate 1030 chromosome 2, EGFV_Vit.rip_1.0, whole genome shotgun sequence:
GATGTTCTCCAGATAGTTAAGAATCCTCTTAAAGAAATGTGGTAAATCATTTTATTCGACAATAAAAAAGGAACCCAAGtagctttaattttttatgttatttaagaGGCGGGGGTCGAAAATTGGGAACAATGATATCATTAAGAAGACCCCATGGCCTTATGGACGGTGGCTTTGTCCATTTATAGAAGCATCACCGTTCTACATTTGCTGCAACGGACACATATTGGCGGGATCAAGTTGACACCTTCACGCCACGCGTCCTTCCATCGAACTTCCCAAGGGCTCGTATTGAAACCTTTTCAactctttattttcattatttacattCATACATTAAATTTtgtgaaatgttttaaaaaataccaTTAGCCAGTTCACCCCATTTATTGTGAAGAACAAGAcaagaaggaaaggaaatttCCCTGAAAGATCGTTTAGCAAAATAATAAGCCAAAATTCCACCTCAAAGcgtatagatttttttttttcaagactCTTAAATCATGTGGCCCTTACATTAGCTGTAATCAAGATCTAATTTTTAAGCTAAATCAAAACATCTAATGTGTTTTCttgaacatttttatttttcttttaaaaaaaaatacaagtttcATAATTATGTAAGaagaatgatgattttttttatttacattttctaattttaaattgatacaTCATGTTTTTGTATAGAGTTTGAGGAAGAagaaatatctaattttttgtttgatagtctaaaagaattagaaaatgatataaaatgctTAATCATCTTTAGctctttataattaaataattttaaaaaatcatataattttatattttttcccattttttcttttgtacaatgttttatcttaatttttatatctattttttcttttaatgcatAAAGTGGATGATATTAATACCTGTTCGATGTCGATGAGGTATAAAAAGTATCTCTAATGTTATTACTTTGTCATAAAATACAAGTATAaccaaaatatattatatttatataataaagatagTAACATTACAATACAACAAAACCtagagaaaattttgaacttctttTATGAAACTCATAATTTTATACTATCATCTTATATTTCCTaacatacttatattataaAACATCTTCATTACTATTTGTTAGTATTCCTTAACATAATTTCTATTTGTTatttagagaaaatattttcactaaaaatacttaaaaaaagaaacactaTCATCTTGAAATTCTCACAAACCATCCAAGTCTCCACCTCTAAACCTGCggaaataattatcaaatatcaatgCTAACAAATCCTTGCAATCCACCAAagtcaaattaaatataagaatgaaTGCAAAGAGAAAAATGCTGTCTAGTGCAGAGAATGAGAGGTACCTTGATTTCATGAGAGCAGAAAGAATTGGGGGCTAGCTTACAAGATTAGGAAGAGCACCACTATGACTGATAATCTCATGACTGAGGGGTCAACAGCCAAAAGAACAGCCATTTGTGACTATATCTTAATTTCCTTGTAGCCTTTCAAGTGTCAAGTCATTTTCAAACTCCTGGGTGTTTAATGTCAACCCCTTGATTCCATATCTTCTAATAACAATTCTAACAAGCTGAGAGATTAAGCTATTTCCAATTTGGGAGACTTGTGCAATCTATGGATGAATAATCTTTGTAGCATTAGGAATCCCATCCTCACTTTCAAGGCCTAATGTTATGAAAATACAACTATTAAATGCAAAGAAAGCAGATgatagaaggaaaataaaataatttcacccACAGGACATTTTCTTCCATTAGAGCAGTGTTTTCAAGGTACATGCAAAGTTATCAGGGCCCAGAAAAGGTTTAATGAATTAAGATTGTTTTAGGTTTTTGCACAATTTGGTACTTGAATAATACACAGATGTCAGCACAATTGAAAGAGTCGACAATATGGCTGAGATGAAAGTAACAATAGACACTGCTCTGGCATGAGCCTTAATTCCAGAAGGTACTCTCCACACTACAGTGCCATTCCCTAGTGCAACACCTTTATCTTTTAACATCAATAAACAGCTCTGATTATGTGACTTTGCTTCAATGCTGCAGCGCATGAATAAGTCTGGTGCACCTAGTTCAATATTTGAATAGCCACTCTCTTCCAAGGGCTGCAGCACAAGAGAGAAATATTAGATAGTGCCTTCCAAGATTGCCTTGTAACTGTTAGGTCATCATAAAAACAACTATCCACATTCCCTATACACAATAGACTGTAAAATAAGGTCCAGACAAAACCACCTGACAAACTTCATTTGTTATATGAGTTTGCATCTTTACtaatcatttctttatttttctttctcatattttttagaCTAACTAGGCAGATGACAAAATGTACATATAGAATCTGAATTGGAAAGATACATAGGACAAGCAAAGCAGAGAAAGATGTTTAGGTAAGCCAAAAATGAGTGGGAAGACTACGAAAGGTGGAACTAGAAGGAGGAAGCATACAAGCAATTCAAGGATTATCAATAAGATAAAGAGTATCCTAACTGTATCACTGGGAAAATGCCAATTAGAGATTGCCTCAGCAATGATAAATAACCCTTTCCATGGACCCCTATATTCAATTGCAGACTAGGAATTTTTTTGGGAAACAGGAATGTAAGAGtacaaagagaaaataagaaggaaTTACAAATATAATGTTATCAAGTTGTTTTgcagaatttttgttttataattgaagctatttttactttaaataaagTTACTTTATGTAACTTATAGCTTTAGATCCCTCAAGTGATCTCTAAACCTAAAGGTCgtgatttttcttaatttgtttcAAGCCATAAAGAAATGGCATAACTTATTATCATTCAGTTTGTAATATTTAATTCAGAGGTTCTCCAGCAATTAGTAGTGTTCATGGGACAAACTAGCAGTTTTCTTACAATAAGTAAGGgtttgaataaattttgaaaatttcacaGGGTCAAACAAATTAGCAAAATGATGTGAGTCTTGAGCAGGGGTGTAAATTAGACTGATGGAAGGCGGGGCCCACATGGTATTAGTGAAAATTCTATAGAGGCTACTTCATTAAGTTCACTTATGGTTACAATTATTTACATGGATTATATAAATACCTGAAAATTTAGGAGGTTGGGGACGAGAGCAGGGGCATGACCTGTCTAACTCTACCATTGCCATCCATTCTCTCTAATATTACATTTGGGTTGTCAATTTCCAAAATAAGTTTCTGTAACAACCCTAAAGGCTAACCACATAGAATCATCAATGGGGACAATCTCAGGTCCATatcaattcaattttcattcagATGACACAAGAAACGAGTTTAGGAAAAGAAGAATTGTTAATTAAAGTGCACCTTATGTTTTTGATATTTGGGAATAAAATTGATCCAGCACTCGACACATATACCCAGATCCATGTAATTCAGATAATTAAAGATGCGAAAATAGTAAGTGCTGAACTCTTTAAATACTGGGCAGATGTCTTGTGGaatattaatcaaatttcagggaaaaaaaaccactgtctatttttattttcactttctgTGATCTCCTTTTCACTTACTGGATAACGTATATGCATTGGAAGATCTATGTTGATTTCCAAACCATCCTTGTGTCTTGAAAAAGTGTTGAGATCGACATCCATGTGAACCTCAACAAGGGACCGGTTGGAATGAACAGATGGCAATTCCAAATTTGTGTCTCCAAAAACAGCTGCATCCATAAATACTGCACATGTGGTTTGACTCAAAAATCTTGGAAAGGGAGAAGAGTGCTCAGATGTGTTGCTTGAATGATACAGAAATTATTTTACCTCCACGCTGAAGAAGATGTTGTAGCTCAAATGGGTCAGCAAAGATTCCATAGGGtagtttttcaattattatggCCTCACAGAAGTGTATTGGTAACTCAGCTATTAACTCCGACTGGATATTAAATCTGAAGGATGAAGAAAGGTGACGATGAGAACCATCACCAATCAGAGAGCGTTGTTGAACTGACAGTCTCAGCACAAGATTCAGATTATCCAGTAGCAGTTCACAAGAGCCAGGAAAAAGTTCATGTGATATGAAATCTAGGAAATCTGAATCAAGCAAGctatcatatttatcaaaatatgattttgtaATATGTTTCTGAAAATAAGGTGGGATGTTTAAACTTTGGTTGGTGGAGCCAACATTTGAGGTACACCCGCCCACctgaaaattaagaaatgagGATAGAGGATAGTCAACAAGTTTATCAAACAAAAGGCGCTAATTGAGGCAAAATTTTTGTGAAATGGGACTTCTACATAATGCAAGATGCTTTTTTTCCTCAAAGATAGgagaaagtgaaaagaaaaaatagttctATGGGATCCCAAGATCACAAGGAAATTCCCCCATTGTTGCCCTATTCTTAGCATTAAAGGAAGAGACTAATAAGTATCACAGGTAATGATAATCAGACAACTATCATTCTTGATAGTAATAGTGATAAAAATCTAGTTCCAAAGAAGGTTGTTGAAAGTCTgaaattttccattaaaaagcATCTTAATTTTTACAAACTTGCATGATTTCAAAAAGGGAACAAGGTATTGGTTACCATTGCTTCGTTAAATAGGGTGAAGATGCTAGATGCATGCCATGCCCTTGAAAATGCTTATCGCATTGTATACTGGAAAGGTCAAggttttataacaaaaatatggTCCACCATACTAAAGCCAATATGTATTCAATCTGAAGGGATTAAAAGAAGTAAACCTTGCAGCCCCAGAAGAAAGGACTTTCTATTACCtctaaaacaaacaaactaatGGGTTTTGGATTGCTCAAAGGTTTGCAGTTAAGAGTGGGGCAAGAAGCCTGCAAACTGAAATTCTTATGCTGCAATGAACTAAGAAGATGTTCCATGCTCTCATGAAACTACAACTAATAAAACCAGAAGTTTGATGCATATCAAAACAGTTCATGACCACATAGTGAATGTTAGAAAGTGGTAATCCTAGCATGAATTCTAGAGAATTTAACCTCATCCATACTTCAGccataatttcttaaaataatacaagaatttaaaaaatgggttCTGGTATGGTTTCAGTAAGCTTTCTaacaattcaaaagaaaataaaatttcctaagATTGACAGACTATTAATCAAGTTCAATTCATATCAATCGAACACGCATACTGGGTAAAAATATCAGATGTGCAGTGAAAGCATAGACCAACTCAAAGAATGGACAAAATTCTAGACATAGATGGTTGGCAGAAACTTTTGCAATACCAGATAAATAGTTGGATAGAAGCCCAGAGCTTTGACAACAAaaattcatcataaaaaataattaaaaaaaatgcaaatacaAGAATTGTGTTTAACCAACCTCACATGAAACGAAAGAACTACTCATGCAAAAACCAAAACCAACAAGGAATATCAGCTGGATCCCTAAAATCCGACAAATGTGCACTTGGACATGTTGCCAGCTTTCCATATGGTAGCTGAAaccaagaaaagaaagtaaGAATGAGACAATAACTgcagcaatatatatatatatattgaagaagaagaccGAAGTAAGTGCTTGCAAGAAATTAATGTGGACGGGTTTTATGCCTACACTCAATTAATTTGGGCGCTCATAGGGCTTGTTTGGTAGTCAAAAAACATAAAGAgaatagaaaaagagaagaaaatttgatcCTCTTTTgtaaacagaaaataaaatttggaaattaccCAGTGTTGCATGTTTCTAAAGGCAGAAGAACATAGAAACATTAAGTATAAATACAAATCGTAGAAAGTGATATCTTCAAAGGATTCATGCATTAACCTCAGCCAGAGTACAGTTGTCTCCATGATCCATTAAActctcaaaaaattaaaatcaagagtTTCATAAAACAATCAAAGTGCAAATAACTGGAATGGGAAAAACATCACAAAACAATCAAAGAGCAATCAAAGGCGAGGCACACTTCCAATGCGCCTTCAACGCGCCGGAGCTTGAGGCGTAAGCCTTCTAGGTGTTTCTATGATTGAGATGgctagaaataaataaatttaaaagaaaaaatgatgtctCGTAACCCAAAACAGCTCGTGGAGAGCAAAAtcaaaggagagaaaaaaaaaatgcaacccTAACTCTGACCTTATTGTCGATGGTGACATCTCAGGCTTCTCAACACCATCGGCGGCAGCTCACTCCGGCCTAGGTAGCTTCGACATTTTCACTTTGCTCTGGAGAGATCTCCACTGGTGCTCCTCGGTTATTCCCTCCGTTCTCCCCACCTCTAATTCATTTTCCCCTGTTCTTCTTCAAACATTCCCCACCGACCTCtctccttttctattttttatttttctcatatgaaattaaataattgatttttcatatagaaaaaaaaattagttaattgattttattttattttttgaaattctttaaTTATAATTGCAAAAAATTATACAATGATTATGCCTTTACTTGTGGTAAggttcttcatttatttatttatttatttttttatacattttaaattatttttaaatattattaattataaaaataagggtatGGAAAGGATACCTTCAATGTTTTGGCCTACGCCTTGCCTCACATTTAGAGATGACAAGGTAGGTTTCTGGACAGGTCTCTCTCCTCATAATCTatcttatttattcaaaataattatcgTCTCCACgctaataagaaaattaaatgggTTGGGTTGAGTAACAATGCAAATTTCACATACTCGTCACCTTGtcccttttaaattttttattttttgaaaacataatttaaaaaaaaattattacattgaaaaataaaaatattttataaataattaaaatattataatttttataacttattatatgagaaataaaaagtctcaattaaattattttttaaaattatttttatatataatttgaattgGACAGACAAAGTAATGCTAGAACCCACactaggttttaaaaaaaaaaaactcaaataaactATCAACACATTTATTTTAATCCTAAACTCATTAGGGGTGAGTACTTGAAAAAACCTTGTTCCATAGTTGTTCTTGCTCACCTTGCTAACGAGCACATgcttaaacctttttttttttttttcaaaagcttCGATCTTGACTAAAAGCACTTGtgagaaacaatatttttactttcttatACCTTCCTTCAAcccaaatgaaaaataagaatttttgcATTAGAGAAATGcaaagacaataaaaaatttaacatttcaTCCTTGATCCCTTTCCTTGTTTATGTTGAAATTTATATAGAtgaatgaaaattatgatttcttttttcttgaaagACATGTTATCTCTAAACAAGAGACACAACTTGTTTTAAAGGATGTGTCTTGTATTTAAGACACAACCTCTTTCAGATGATGTGTTTGGTGTCTTAAAATACAATCCTTCAAAAGATGTGTATAGTATTTTAAAGACACATCTCTTCTAAAGGTCACCATCAAATCTATAAATAAGGACTTCCATGACATTTTTATTCATGCATCCATTCTTTCcactctttctcctttcttgtCATTCAAgtcatttttagttttaagtttaatcatttctattttttgccATTTGATATACAGGAGAGTACAAAGCACCAAGTAATTCCTTGTTTCCTGTGATTTGAAGTGTTACTATcacaaaaaatttattgttgTATCTGAAAAATGATTGTCAATAAACCGTAAGCACCTAAGCGGGATAAATTCGTCTGAAGGACATAAAGTCAAATTGTAGCTTCAATCAACTATATTTGTGAGTTCTAATTTTCtatttacttcattttatttatatatttattatatacaCTTAGTACtcatatattcaattatttGGATAATAATTGCTCATTAACTTACCCAATGACAATGACTtacataagatttttttttcttgttttggtaTAAAAATCATAATGGTTTTTAAggtaaattaaaattaaaactttaactttataagaa
Proteins encoded in this window:
- the LOC117932309 gene encoding phosphatidylinositol-glycan biosynthesis class X protein isoform X1; the encoded protein is MSPSTISYHMESWQHVQVHICRILGIQLIFLVGFGFCMSSSFVSCEVGGCTSNVGSTNQSLNIPPYFQKHITKSYFDKYDSLLDSDFLDFISHELFPGSCELLLDNLNLVLRLSVQQRSLIGDGSHRHLSSSFRFNIQSELIAELPIHFCEAIIIEKLPYGIFADPFELQHLLQRGVFMDAAVFGDTNLELPSVHSNRSLVEVHMDVDLNTFSRHKDGLEINIDLPMHIRYPPLEESGYSNIELGAPDLFMRCSIEAKSHNQSCLLMLKDKGVALGNGTVVWRVPSGIKAHARAVSIVTFISAILSTLSIVLTSVYYSSTKLCKNLKQS
- the LOC117932309 gene encoding phosphatidylinositol-glycan biosynthesis class X protein isoform X2, with the translated sequence MSPSTISYHMESWQHVQVHICRILGIQLIFLVGFGFCMSSSFVSCEVGGCTSNVGSTNQSLNIPPYFQKHITKSYFDKYDSLLDSDFLDFISHELFPGSCELLLDNLNLVLRLSVQQRSLIGDGSHRHLSSSFRFNIQSELIAELPIHFCEAIIIEKLPYGIFADPFELQHLLQRGAVFGDTNLELPSVHSNRSLVEVHMDVDLNTFSRHKDGLEINIDLPMHIRYPPLEESGYSNIELGAPDLFMRCSIEAKSHNQSCLLMLKDKGVALGNGTVVWRVPSGIKAHARAVSIVTFISAILSTLSIVLTSVYYSSTKLCKNLKQS